Proteins co-encoded in one Malus sylvestris chromosome 9, drMalSylv7.2, whole genome shotgun sequence genomic window:
- the LOC126634590 gene encoding G-type lectin S-receptor-like serine/threonine-protein kinase At4g03230 isoform X4 yields the protein MGWELPMEPTCTTSEDCRDWAHSICKRARDGKKRCLCETNFRWNRLILRCTQEGNLPGQPKEEHTRRKLPPSLIIVAVLLSVIFLACIVISIYIWRRNMNNKRVVDQIRRGQFDSERRVKELIDTSEFKEEEGIDVPFFDMQTILEATDNFSNANKLGQGGYGPVYKGMFLGGQEIAVKRLSRVSGQGLQEFRNEVVLIAKLQHRNLVRLKGYCMKGEEKILLYEYMPNKSLDSFIFDHTKSMFLNWEMRFSIILGIARGLLYLHQDSRLRIIHRDLKTSNVLLDEEMNPKISDFGLARIVGGKETQANTNTVVGTYGYMAPEYALDGTFSVKSDVFSFGVVLLEIISGKKNTGFYQSEQTFSLINYAWRLWTENKVLDLMDKTLDESCNKNQFIQCVNVGLLCVQEDPNDRPAMSNVITLLDNETATSASPKQPGFLTRRGKSSTASSSSKPEAISEITTSIVEGR from the exons ATGGGTTGGGAGCTACCAATGGAACCAACCTGTACAACATCTGAAGACTGCAGGGATTGGGCGCATTCAATTTGCAAGCGAGCACGAGATGGAAAGAAAAGATGCCTGTGCGAAACCAATTTTCGATGGAATCGCTTGATATTAAGATGTACTCAAG AAGGAAATCTTCCAGGGCAACCAAAAGAAGAGCATACGAGAAGAAAATTGCCACCGTCTCTGATAATTGTAGCGGTGCTTTTAAGTGTGATTTTTCTGGCGTGCATCGTCATTTCCATTTATATATGGCGAAGAAATATGAATAACAAACGAG TAGTAGATCAAATAAGACGAGGACAATTTGATAGTGAAAGGAGAGTCAAGGAGTTGATAGACACAAGCGAGTTCAAGGAAGAGGAAGGTATAGATGTACCTTTTTTTGATATGCAAACTATACTAGAAGCTACAGATAATTTCTCAAATGCAAACAAGCTTGGACAAGGGGGATACGGGCCTGTTTACAAG GGAATGTTTCTTGGAGGCCAAGAAATTGCTGTGAAAAGGCTCTCAAGGGTTTCAGGACAAGGCTTACAGGAATTTAGGAATGAGGTGGTGCTAATCGCCAAACTTCAACACCGAAACCTTGTTAGACTTAAGGGATATTGCATGAAAGGAGAAGAAAAGATCTTACTCTATGAGTACATgcctaacaaaagtttagactcATTTATATTCG ATCATACAAAAAGCATGTTTCTCAACTGGGAGATGCGTTTTAGCATCATTTTGGGAATCGCTCGAGGGCTTctttatcttcatcaagattccAGATTGAGGATCATTCATAGAGATTTGAAAACCAGCAACGTTCTCCTAGATGAGGAGATGAACCCCAAAATATCTGACTTCGGTTTGGCGAGGATTGTTGGAGGCAAGGAAACTCAGGCAAACACAAACACTGTAGTTGGAACTTA TGGTTACATGGCTCCGGAGTATGCATTGGACGGAACTTTCTCAGTGAAATCAGATGTCTTTAGCTTTGGCGTGGTTCTTCTTGAGATAATCAGCGGAAAAAAGAACACAGGCTTTTACCAATCCGAACAAACTTTCAGCCTCATAAATTAT GCATGGAGACTCTGGACAGAAAACAAGGTGCTGGATTTAATGGACAAGACTTTGGACGAAAGTTGCAACAAAAACCAGTTTATCCAGTGTGTCAATGTCGGCCTCTTATGCGTACAAGAAGATCCAAACGATCGGCCTGCCATGTCAAACGTTATCACCCTGCTTGACAATGAAACTGCAACCTCTGCATCTCCTAAACAACCAGGGTTTCTCACAAGGAGAGGCAAATCCAGCACAGCTTCTTCTTCTAGTAAGCCAGAAGCTATATCTGAAATAACCACCAGTATAGTAGAAGGTAGATAA